Genomic DNA from Limnochordia bacterium:
ATTCATCGTATCGAAATTGGCACCTATATTAGGAGAGTTAACTTCCTCCAGTATTCGTAATTGCAGATCAATATCATTGGTCACCAAGCCATGATTGTCCACGGCAAGATAATACCCTTCATCCTCCACAAAGCCCTTTAGTTTCTTAAGACAACTGCTGATGGCATCGGCCCACAATTCCTTAGGAATATGTTTCTTTGGCTGACCACCTTCGGTGCGAATGACATCGGTGCCAAGCAATCTTGCCAAATGGCAAACAGTTTTCATCCTTTTAATCTCAGTCTGAACCACACCACTTTCTTGCATCACGAAATCATTAGCGGCCGACAAGACGGATACCTGCAAATTACGTTTCTCGAGGAGGGATCTGACCTCTACCGCCCGCTTCGACGCCTGGGCCTCCGTTTCCCTGCGCTCATCCCAAATGTCGGCGATGGCCAACTCAACATACTTATATCCAACTTTTTGAGCATAATCAGCGAATTCCTCCAGATTTTTACCTGGGGCATTATAGTGAATGATACCAAACCTAGACATGGTGACTCCTCCTTAGCAATATCTTACTTCTATATCTTCTAGTATTTACGCTGTATTCCTGCCCTAATTAATCGGTATTGCTGTAGAATAATCCCTTATTTACCGCCTGAAACCGCCACTACGATCAAAGCATTTAGGTTAGCCTAGTTACTACTCATCGGTGTCAGCAGCTTCAGCTTCGATCATCTCCACAAATAATCGAGCTAACACCGGGTCAAACTGGGTGCCGGCACAGGCGGTTATTTCTCTTAGAGCTTCTTCTACACTAATACCTTGGCTATACGGTCTATCACTGATCATGGCTTCAAAGGCATCCACTAAGGTCACTATACGAGCAGAAAGAGGAATATCTTTGCCCTTTAGTCCCCGCG
This window encodes:
- a CDS encoding sugar phosphate isomerase/epimerase — encoded protein: MSRFGIIHYNAPGKNLEEFADYAQKVGYKYVELAIADIWDERRETEAQASKRAVEVRSLLEKRNLQVSVLSAANDFVMQESGVVQTEIKRMKTVCHLARLLGTDVIRTEGGQPKKHIPKELWADAISSCLKKLKGFVEDEGYYLAVDNHGLVTNDIDLQLRILEEVNSPNIGANFDTMNYRWFGYELSQLHQVYARIAPHVLHTHLKDGIGTRGSYQGCALGRGEIDLVFAVKCLKDVGYEGVWCVEYEGSDPVGGYEESFRWLESHITK